A window of the Juglans microcarpa x Juglans regia isolate MS1-56 chromosome 5D, Jm3101_v1.0, whole genome shotgun sequence genome harbors these coding sequences:
- the LOC121266604 gene encoding tropinone reductase homolog At2g29360-like isoform X2, producing MAEAEPSFRDPRWSLKGKTALVTGGTKGIGYAIVEELAGLGAEVHTCSRNQTELNERVREWELKGFKVTSSVCDLTSRSQREKLIETVSSVFGGRLDIFVNNAAAWMLKDAIQHTLEDYSAVMGANVESPYHLCQLSHPLLKASGAGSIVFVSSIAGVIALPKVSGYAASKGAINQLTKNLACEWAKDHIRSNAVAPWAVRTRDIPPDALRSAGYENTISRTPLGRLAEPNEVSTVVAFLCLPAASYVTGQVICVDGGYTVTGF from the exons ATGGCGGAGGCAGAGCCCAGTTTCAGAGACCCGAGATGGTCTCTCAAGGGCAAGACCGCCCTTGTCACCGGTGGAACCAAAGGCATTGG ATATGCCATAGTAGAAGAGCTGGCTGGACTTGGGGCGGAAGTTCATACTTGTTCCCGTAACCAAACAGAGCTCAATGAGAGAGTAAGAGAATGGGAACTTAAAGGGTTCAAAGTAACAAGTTCAGTTTGTGACCTCACCTCCAGATCCCAGAGGGAGAAGCTCATCGAGACTGTATCCTCTGTTTTTGGTGGCAGGCTCGACATCTTTGTAa ACAATGCTGCAGCATGGATGCTCAAAGACGCTATACAGCATACTCTAGAAGATTACTCGGCTGTAATGGGTGCCAACGTTGAGTCTCCCTACCATCTTTGCCAACTTTCACACCCACTTCTGAAAGCATCAGGAGCTGGAAGTATTGTGTTCGTATCCTCCATCGCTGGTGTCATAGCTCTACCTAAAGTTTCAGGCTATGCAGCATCCAAAG GAGCAATCAACCAATTAACAAAGAACTTGGCTTGTGAATGGGCAAAGGACCATATTCGCTCGAACGCTGTTGCACCGTGGGCAGTCAGGACCCGGGATATACCCCCT GATGCTCTTCGTTCTGCTGGATATGAAAACACAATTTCTCGAACTCCTCTTGGTCGTCTAGCAGAGCCAAATGAGGTCTCAACAGTGGTGGCGTTCCTTTGCCTTCCTGCTGCTTCATACGTCACCGGCCAAGTAATTTGTGTCGATGGAGGATACACCGTGACTGGTTTCTAG
- the LOC121266604 gene encoding tropinone reductase homolog At2g29360-like isoform X1: protein MAEAEPSFRDPRWSLKGKTALVTGGTKGIGYAIVEELAGLGAEVHTCSRNQTELNERVREWELKGFKVTSSVCDLTSRSQREKLIETVSSVFGGRLDIFVNNAAAWMLKDAIQHTLEDYSAVMGANVESPYHLCQLSHPLLKASGAGSIVFVSSIAGVIALPKVSGYAASKGAINQLTKNLACEWAKDHIRSNAVAPWAVRTRDIPPDALRSAGYENTISRTPLGRLAEPNEVSTVVAFLCLPAASYVTGQVICVDGGYTVTGF from the exons ATGGCGGAGGCAGAGCCCAGTTTCAGAGACCCGAGATGGTCTCTCAAGGGCAAGACCGCCCTTGTCACCGGTGGAACCAAAGGCATTGG ATATGCCATAGTAGAAGAGCTGGCTGGACTTGGGGCGGAAGTTCATACTTGTTCCCGTAACCAAACAGAGCTCAATGAGAGAGTAAGAGAATGGGAACTTAAAGGGTTCAAAGTAACAAGTTCAGTTTGTGACCTCACCTCCAGATCCCAGAGGGAGAAGCTCATCGAGACTGTATCCTCTGTTTTTGGTGGCAGGCTCGACATCTTT GTAAACAATGCTGCAGCATGGATGCTCAAAGACGCTATACAGCATACTCTAGAAGATTACTCGGCTGTAATGGGTGCCAACGTTGAGTCTCCCTACCATCTTTGCCAACTTTCACACCCACTTCTGAAAGCATCAGGAGCTGGAAGTATTGTGTTCGTATCCTCCATCGCTGGTGTCATAGCTCTACCTAAAGTTTCAGGCTATGCAGCATCCAAAG GAGCAATCAACCAATTAACAAAGAACTTGGCTTGTGAATGGGCAAAGGACCATATTCGCTCGAACGCTGTTGCACCGTGGGCAGTCAGGACCCGGGATATACCCCCT GATGCTCTTCGTTCTGCTGGATATGAAAACACAATTTCTCGAACTCCTCTTGGTCGTCTAGCAGAGCCAAATGAGGTCTCAACAGTGGTGGCGTTCCTTTGCCTTCCTGCTGCTTCATACGTCACCGGCCAAGTAATTTGTGTCGATGGAGGATACACCGTGACTGGTTTCTAG
- the LOC121266603 gene encoding ultraviolet-B receptor UVR8-like isoform X2, giving the protein MNGSVREECQDMEECKEAMVYMWGYIPGASPEKSPILSPVLVRLPEGGVEAWKDVCGGGCGFSMAISETGKLITWGSVNDEVQSYLTSGKHGETPEPFPLPTEAAVVKAAAGWAHCASVTETGGVYTWGWKECVPSETIVHDLVIGGSLQKDTTGKQNSQLNDQLSAKDQHSNMIGGAISHVGKKQKGEEIGKRRKISLAKQESDSSGDDFFTASPCLVNLGVGVRIITVAAGGRHTLALSDVGQVWGWGYGGDGQLGLGIRVKTVATPHIIQCIEQSASGKESMSSSTEVSKVLGSHVKGIACGGRHSAVITGKLLTFGWGLHGQCGQGSTDDQLRPTYVSSLSGTQVERVAAGLWHTICISADGRGYAFGGNQFGQLGTEGDQDESLPKLLEAPSLKSKHAKIVSCGARHTALLTDDGQLFSWGWNKYGQLGLGDSVDRNTPFQVSINGYRPKNVACGWWHTLLLAERSL; this is encoded by the exons ATGAATGGAAGTGTAAGAGAAGAGTGTCAGGATATGGAGGAATGTAAAGAAGCGATGGTGTATATGTGGGGATATATACCGGGAGCTTCGCCGGAGAAATCTCCGATACTTTCTCCGGTTCTGGTTCGGCTTCCAGAAGGCGGTGTAGAAGCGTGGAAGGATGTTTGTGGTGGTGGTTGTGGATTCTCAATGGCCATCTCTG AGACGGGGAAGCTCATAACGTGGGGCTCGGTAAATGATGAAGTTCAAAGCTATTTGACTTCAGGGAAGCATGGG GAAACTCCAGAGCCTTTTCCTCTCCCCACTGAGGCTGCTGTGGTGAAGGCAGCTGCTGGTTGGGCCCATTGTGCTTCAGTCACAG AGACAGGTGGCGTATACACTTGGGGCTGGAAGGAGTGTGTTCCATCTGAAACAATTGTGCATGATTTGGTTATTGGGGGAAGTTTACAAAAGGATACTACTGGgaaacaaaattcacaactAAATGACCAAT TGAGTGCAAAGGATCAACACTCAAATATGATTGGTGGCGCAATATCTCATGTTGGTAAGAAACAGAAGGGAGAGGAAATTGGGAAGCGGAGGAAAATATCACTAGCCAAGCAAGAATCTGATAGCTCTGGGGATGATTTTTTCACAGCATCGCCATGTCTGGTAAATTTGGGTGTTGGAGTCAGGATCATCACTGTTGCTGCTGGTGGGCGCCACACATTAGCACTGTCAG ATGTGGGACAGGTGTGGGGTTGGGGCTATGGAGGCGACGGGCAGCTAGGTTTGGGCATTCGGGTAAAGACGGTGGCTACTCCTCACATCATACAATGTATCGAGCAGTCTGCTTCAGGGAAAGAAAGCATGAGCTCATCAACAGAGGTTTCTAAGGTTCTTGGAAGCCACGTGAAAGGAATTGCTTGTGGAGGTCGGCATAGTGCAGTGATAACAG GGAAACTACTTACATTTGGCTGGGGGCTTCATGGACAG TGTGGGCAAGGAAGTACAGATGACCAGCTCAGGCCAACTTATGTTTCTTCTTTATCGGGTACCCAAGTGGAAAGAGTTGCTGCTGGACTCTGGCATACCATATGTATATCTGCCGACGGACGTGGATATGCCTTCGGTGGGAATCAGTTTGGACAGTTGGGTACTGAAGGTGACCAGGATGAG AGTCTACCTAAGCTATTGGAAGCTCCAAGTCTCAAGAGTAAGCATGCCAAAATAGTATCTTGTGGCGCACGACACACTGCTTTACTAACAG ACGACGGCCAACTATTCAGCTGGGGATGGAACAAATACGGCCAG CTCGGCCTTGGCGACTCCGTAGATCGAAACACTCCTTTCCAAGTTTCAATCAATGGTTATAGGCCCAAAAATGTCGCATGTGGCTGGTGGCACACACTTCTGCTGGCTGAAAGATCCCTTTAA
- the LOC121266603 gene encoding ultraviolet-B receptor UVR8-like isoform X1 codes for MNGSVREECQDMEECKEAMVYMWGYIPGASPEKSPILSPVLVRLPEGGVEAWKDVCGGGCGFSMAISETGKLITWGSVNDEVQSYLTSGKHGETPEPFPLPTEAAVVKAAAGWAHCASVTETGGVYTWGWKECVPSETIVHDLVIGGSLQKDTTGKQNSQLNDQLSAKDQHSNMIGGAISHVGKKQKGEEIGKRRKISLAKQESDSSGDDFFTASPCLVNLGVGVRIITVAAGGRHTLALSDVGQVWGWGYGGDGQLGLGIRVKTVATPHIIQCIEQSASGKESMSSSTEVSKVLGSHVKGIACGGRHSAVITDAGKLLTFGWGLHGQCGQGSTDDQLRPTYVSSLSGTQVERVAAGLWHTICISADGRGYAFGGNQFGQLGTEGDQDESLPKLLEAPSLKSKHAKIVSCGARHTALLTDDGQLFSWGWNKYGQLGLGDSVDRNTPFQVSINGYRPKNVACGWWHTLLLAERSL; via the exons ATGAATGGAAGTGTAAGAGAAGAGTGTCAGGATATGGAGGAATGTAAAGAAGCGATGGTGTATATGTGGGGATATATACCGGGAGCTTCGCCGGAGAAATCTCCGATACTTTCTCCGGTTCTGGTTCGGCTTCCAGAAGGCGGTGTAGAAGCGTGGAAGGATGTTTGTGGTGGTGGTTGTGGATTCTCAATGGCCATCTCTG AGACGGGGAAGCTCATAACGTGGGGCTCGGTAAATGATGAAGTTCAAAGCTATTTGACTTCAGGGAAGCATGGG GAAACTCCAGAGCCTTTTCCTCTCCCCACTGAGGCTGCTGTGGTGAAGGCAGCTGCTGGTTGGGCCCATTGTGCTTCAGTCACAG AGACAGGTGGCGTATACACTTGGGGCTGGAAGGAGTGTGTTCCATCTGAAACAATTGTGCATGATTTGGTTATTGGGGGAAGTTTACAAAAGGATACTACTGGgaaacaaaattcacaactAAATGACCAAT TGAGTGCAAAGGATCAACACTCAAATATGATTGGTGGCGCAATATCTCATGTTGGTAAGAAACAGAAGGGAGAGGAAATTGGGAAGCGGAGGAAAATATCACTAGCCAAGCAAGAATCTGATAGCTCTGGGGATGATTTTTTCACAGCATCGCCATGTCTGGTAAATTTGGGTGTTGGAGTCAGGATCATCACTGTTGCTGCTGGTGGGCGCCACACATTAGCACTGTCAG ATGTGGGACAGGTGTGGGGTTGGGGCTATGGAGGCGACGGGCAGCTAGGTTTGGGCATTCGGGTAAAGACGGTGGCTACTCCTCACATCATACAATGTATCGAGCAGTCTGCTTCAGGGAAAGAAAGCATGAGCTCATCAACAGAGGTTTCTAAGGTTCTTGGAAGCCACGTGAAAGGAATTGCTTGTGGAGGTCGGCATAGTGCAGTGATAACAG ATGCTGGGAAACTACTTACATTTGGCTGGGGGCTTCATGGACAG TGTGGGCAAGGAAGTACAGATGACCAGCTCAGGCCAACTTATGTTTCTTCTTTATCGGGTACCCAAGTGGAAAGAGTTGCTGCTGGACTCTGGCATACCATATGTATATCTGCCGACGGACGTGGATATGCCTTCGGTGGGAATCAGTTTGGACAGTTGGGTACTGAAGGTGACCAGGATGAG AGTCTACCTAAGCTATTGGAAGCTCCAAGTCTCAAGAGTAAGCATGCCAAAATAGTATCTTGTGGCGCACGACACACTGCTTTACTAACAG ACGACGGCCAACTATTCAGCTGGGGATGGAACAAATACGGCCAG CTCGGCCTTGGCGACTCCGTAGATCGAAACACTCCTTTCCAAGTTTCAATCAATGGTTATAGGCCCAAAAATGTCGCATGTGGCTGGTGGCACACACTTCTGCTGGCTGAAAGATCCCTTTAA
- the LOC121266603 gene encoding ultraviolet-B receptor UVR8-like isoform X4 → MNGSVREECQDMEECKEAMVYMWGYIPGASPEKSPILSPVLVRLPEGGVEAWKDVCGGGCGFSMAISETGKLITWGSVNDEVQSYLTSGKHGETPEPFPLPTEAAVVKAAAGWAHCASVTETGGVYTWGWKECVPSETIVHDLVIGGSLQKDTTGKQNSQLNDQCDFFYLYCNKTNMSAKDQHSNMIGGAISHVGKKQKGEEIGKRRKISLAKQESDSSGDDFFTASPCLVNLGVGVRIITVAAGGRHTLALSDVGQVWGWGYGGDGQLGLGIRVKTVATPHIIQCIEQSASGKESMSSSTEVSKVLGSHVKGIACGGRHSAVITDAGKLLTFGWGLHGQCGQGSTDDQLRPTYVSSLSGTQVERVAAGLWHTICISADGRGYAFGGNQFGQLGTEGDQDESLPKLLEAPSLKSKHAKIVSCGARHTALLTDDGQLFSWGWNKYGQLGLGDSVDRNTPFQVSINGYRPKNVACGWWHTLLLAERSL, encoded by the exons ATGAATGGAAGTGTAAGAGAAGAGTGTCAGGATATGGAGGAATGTAAAGAAGCGATGGTGTATATGTGGGGATATATACCGGGAGCTTCGCCGGAGAAATCTCCGATACTTTCTCCGGTTCTGGTTCGGCTTCCAGAAGGCGGTGTAGAAGCGTGGAAGGATGTTTGTGGTGGTGGTTGTGGATTCTCAATGGCCATCTCTG AGACGGGGAAGCTCATAACGTGGGGCTCGGTAAATGATGAAGTTCAAAGCTATTTGACTTCAGGGAAGCATGGG GAAACTCCAGAGCCTTTTCCTCTCCCCACTGAGGCTGCTGTGGTGAAGGCAGCTGCTGGTTGGGCCCATTGTGCTTCAGTCACAG AGACAGGTGGCGTATACACTTGGGGCTGGAAGGAGTGTGTTCCATCTGAAACAATTGTGCATGATTTGGTTATTGGGGGAAGTTTACAAAAGGATACTACTGGgaaacaaaattcacaactAAATGACCAATGTGATTTCTTTTACTTGTACTGTAACAAAACAAACA TGAGTGCAAAGGATCAACACTCAAATATGATTGGTGGCGCAATATCTCATGTTGGTAAGAAACAGAAGGGAGAGGAAATTGGGAAGCGGAGGAAAATATCACTAGCCAAGCAAGAATCTGATAGCTCTGGGGATGATTTTTTCACAGCATCGCCATGTCTGGTAAATTTGGGTGTTGGAGTCAGGATCATCACTGTTGCTGCTGGTGGGCGCCACACATTAGCACTGTCAG ATGTGGGACAGGTGTGGGGTTGGGGCTATGGAGGCGACGGGCAGCTAGGTTTGGGCATTCGGGTAAAGACGGTGGCTACTCCTCACATCATACAATGTATCGAGCAGTCTGCTTCAGGGAAAGAAAGCATGAGCTCATCAACAGAGGTTTCTAAGGTTCTTGGAAGCCACGTGAAAGGAATTGCTTGTGGAGGTCGGCATAGTGCAGTGATAACAG ATGCTGGGAAACTACTTACATTTGGCTGGGGGCTTCATGGACAG TGTGGGCAAGGAAGTACAGATGACCAGCTCAGGCCAACTTATGTTTCTTCTTTATCGGGTACCCAAGTGGAAAGAGTTGCTGCTGGACTCTGGCATACCATATGTATATCTGCCGACGGACGTGGATATGCCTTCGGTGGGAATCAGTTTGGACAGTTGGGTACTGAAGGTGACCAGGATGAG AGTCTACCTAAGCTATTGGAAGCTCCAAGTCTCAAGAGTAAGCATGCCAAAATAGTATCTTGTGGCGCACGACACACTGCTTTACTAACAG ACGACGGCCAACTATTCAGCTGGGGATGGAACAAATACGGCCAG CTCGGCCTTGGCGACTCCGTAGATCGAAACACTCCTTTCCAAGTTTCAATCAATGGTTATAGGCCCAAAAATGTCGCATGTGGCTGGTGGCACACACTTCTGCTGGCTGAAAGATCCCTTTAA
- the LOC121266603 gene encoding ultraviolet-B receptor UVR8-like isoform X3, protein MAALFVFGWHLKGKCNIHELELVMVTLFNNGLAISRYQETGGVYTWGWKECVPSETIVHDLVIGGSLQKDTTGKQNSQLNDQLSAKDQHSNMIGGAISHVGKKQKGEEIGKRRKISLAKQESDSSGDDFFTASPCLVNLGVGVRIITVAAGGRHTLALSDVGQVWGWGYGGDGQLGLGIRVKTVATPHIIQCIEQSASGKESMSSSTEVSKVLGSHVKGIACGGRHSAVITDAGKLLTFGWGLHGQCGQGSTDDQLRPTYVSSLSGTQVERVAAGLWHTICISADGRGYAFGGNQFGQLGTEGDQDESLPKLLEAPSLKSKHAKIVSCGARHTALLTDDGQLFSWGWNKYGQLGLGDSVDRNTPFQVSINGYRPKNVACGWWHTLLLAERSL, encoded by the exons ATGGCtgccctttttgtttttggatggCATTTGAAGGGAAAATGTAATATACATGAACTAGAATTAGTCATGGTTACACTCTTTAATAATGGCTTGGCGATCTCACGATATCAAG AGACAGGTGGCGTATACACTTGGGGCTGGAAGGAGTGTGTTCCATCTGAAACAATTGTGCATGATTTGGTTATTGGGGGAAGTTTACAAAAGGATACTACTGGgaaacaaaattcacaactAAATGACCAAT TGAGTGCAAAGGATCAACACTCAAATATGATTGGTGGCGCAATATCTCATGTTGGTAAGAAACAGAAGGGAGAGGAAATTGGGAAGCGGAGGAAAATATCACTAGCCAAGCAAGAATCTGATAGCTCTGGGGATGATTTTTTCACAGCATCGCCATGTCTGGTAAATTTGGGTGTTGGAGTCAGGATCATCACTGTTGCTGCTGGTGGGCGCCACACATTAGCACTGTCAG ATGTGGGACAGGTGTGGGGTTGGGGCTATGGAGGCGACGGGCAGCTAGGTTTGGGCATTCGGGTAAAGACGGTGGCTACTCCTCACATCATACAATGTATCGAGCAGTCTGCTTCAGGGAAAGAAAGCATGAGCTCATCAACAGAGGTTTCTAAGGTTCTTGGAAGCCACGTGAAAGGAATTGCTTGTGGAGGTCGGCATAGTGCAGTGATAACAG ATGCTGGGAAACTACTTACATTTGGCTGGGGGCTTCATGGACAG TGTGGGCAAGGAAGTACAGATGACCAGCTCAGGCCAACTTATGTTTCTTCTTTATCGGGTACCCAAGTGGAAAGAGTTGCTGCTGGACTCTGGCATACCATATGTATATCTGCCGACGGACGTGGATATGCCTTCGGTGGGAATCAGTTTGGACAGTTGGGTACTGAAGGTGACCAGGATGAG AGTCTACCTAAGCTATTGGAAGCTCCAAGTCTCAAGAGTAAGCATGCCAAAATAGTATCTTGTGGCGCACGACACACTGCTTTACTAACAG ACGACGGCCAACTATTCAGCTGGGGATGGAACAAATACGGCCAG CTCGGCCTTGGCGACTCCGTAGATCGAAACACTCCTTTCCAAGTTTCAATCAATGGTTATAGGCCCAAAAATGTCGCATGTGGCTGGTGGCACACACTTCTGCTGGCTGAAAGATCCCTTTAA